The window AAATGACAGTAGgtaatatttccccccaaatgctATTTAGGTATACCATCTGAATAGCAATGAAAGAAGTAGATAAAGTACTCCTACATCAGAATTTGCCTCAATCCAGAGGAGTATTTCAGACCCAGAAGTTTAAGTGTGCTTCAACTAGAATGGTTTCCTCACTTATTTTAACAAAAGTTGGAGTTTTTTCCTTGAACACATTATTTGCTCTGAAGATTTAAGTGCCCTTCCTTAAAATGAATGATGGTTCCATGTGCAAACTGCTGgatctatttattttaataagcatGTAAGAACCTCTAAATTTGAGGTGATTTGATGCAAGAAAGTTGGGTGTGACTATCAGCCTAATACTGATTATATTTACTTGAAAGCAACCACAATTATTTCAGTGAAATTTGCTTCTTAGGAGACATGTTTAGGATTACTTGCTAACTCTCTCATTGAAATCTCATTCACTATCatggaaaaattaaaaaccagtttAACTTCTCATTTAGGATGAAATCTGCAAGCATAGCAGCCCCTCCAGAGTAGATAAAGCTTATAGCATTAGGTTATTGTGCTGGGTATTTTTCACATTTCTTAAAGGAATCATTAtaagttttgttattttttattattattttaaacgtCAATGCTTATtttcatataaaaaataaatatagtacAGATTTGTTACATTTGccatttcttcacaaaacaaATCCAGAAAAACCATTCTATTTTGACTGTGACTTTCTGATAGCACTTAGGAACACAAAATGCCTAAATTGAGGGGGAATTCAACAGGTTTTGTATAGATCGGCCTCCCGATATAACTAGAAGCCCTCTTAAGTATTTGGACTCACATAAATCCCCAGCCAATGTGAGTTTTGTAGTCCATGtagaaggcatcaggttggggaaggttagCATAGGTTTTGCAAGTAGGTAACTTCATCCCAATTCTTCAACTCTGTCATTGCTGGAGGCCAGGATAACTTTGTATCAACCCTTGAACTCGAGACAAAATTATTTCATTGGAACTGTTGCAATCCTCTGGTCCATACGGTGGGTCAATAGTCAACACCCCTGCAACACAGAGTGTTGTTTGTGACTCTCCTTGCTCCCTTACAGGAATATGGTTTTTCTCTAACCAGTTCTTAAAGCTGTTTTTCTTGTCCTCTAGCTCCTCTTGATTGTAGGTTTGGCTTTCTCCAGGCATGAATAGGTGAGCAGGTTTCTCTTTCATAGCATCAGACGCTTCAGACAATACCTTCACCTCTTGCACTGTGTGCCCCAAGATGCCTGAAATAGACACTTTTCCATTCTCAAGTAGATTTGCCTGGAGAATGTTGGCAGACACTGGATCGACTGTTAAAACCCATCCTTTATACTTCTGTTTCTCAGCAGCCAGAACTTCAATTTCTTTATTCACATAAGTCAACCATTCCAAAGGTGTCTTCCTCTGCCATTCAGTCATATTTCCTATTTGCTGAGCCGCTAAAGATGAAATGCGGGTTTCCTTGTAATCCAGCCGGTAAAGAAGGAGAGGCGTTCAGGTGAAACACATGCAACGTTTCACTCCTGTCATCATTGCTTGGGCCCAGAATCATaagttttgttatttgtttttaaatttggaTAAAATTTGCACACTTGTTACTTCTTGTAAAGGAATGAATCCTACCGAGCTTCAGATGGCTAGAAACAGCAGTTTCCCCACAAGGGCACTATTTACAGTTTGGAGATGGTTAAAGAAAGGATTCACTTAATCTCCCCTACTTTTTGTGAGCAATTTGAATGAAAAATGAGTGAGGAGCCTCTAGGTGAGAAACCTGTCAAATTGCAGGTAATTGGTCTAAGGTTTTACGCTGTGCACCTTTAAAGTCAACGGGGGAAGAATAGTAAAGGGGACTCGCTTCCCTCCCTATGGTTTTTGTCGATTTAATTATGAAAATGGGCATGCATAATAAAGGTACCCCATGGAAAGTAACTTGCAGAATTTCAGGAGGATTCATGCAAGGGCTATGGAGTTATaataatggagggggggggagcttcaggCTTGTGATCTGCTGAATTAGACCAAAAGCTGATTTGACTGGGCATGTGGGCACAGAAGTGGATGTTCTCCGCAAGCAAGAAATAGCAAAGATTGCA of the Lacerta agilis isolate rLacAgi1 chromosome 4, rLacAgi1.pri, whole genome shotgun sequence genome contains:
- the LOC117045825 gene encoding gem-associated protein 6-like, with product MTEWQRKTPLEWLTYVNKEIEVLAAEKQKYKGWVLTVDPVSANILQANLLENGKVSISGILGHTVQEVKVLSEASDAMKEKPAHLFMPGESQTYNQEELEDKKNSFKNWLEKNHIPVREQGESQTTLCVAGVLTIDPPYGPEDCNSSNEIILSRVQGLIQSYPGLQQ